A region of Halosolutus amylolyticus DNA encodes the following proteins:
- a CDS encoding DHH family phosphoesterase produces MGNCIICGTPVDGEICESHEEDAVFEFDGNSPSQLTPGRYYRGTVDGYADFGVFVDIGDHVTGLLHRSELDKRLESLDWEPGDDVFVQVLDVRDNGNVDLGWSIRQREREFRGKLIDTGSDEVRPEEFEDDTDETATHAGATDDAVDADDVAAGDLQAAADDGGPTETETPAPDASETVTGGSGSVATESAAASTPATDDAADAEPETEPALNRTTIDSIDAQVGSVVRLEGEITGVRQTSGPTVFELRDETATVECAAFEEAGVRAYPDVEIDDVVALEGEVERHHGELQIETESLEILAGEERETVHDRLEDAIESEARPAAVDLLADHDAVTAVEDGLVDAATAIRRAVMEARPIVVRHGATADGYVAGAAIERAVLPLIREKHTREDAEYHYFERRPLDGRVYDMDAATNDVTSMLEARDRHGEQLPLVVLVDAGSTVESVDGYDLLSMYDANALVIDDSRADEAIVDAVSVAVTPSLEGVDVSDVTSTALAANVAAHVSDDVRSDLEHLPAVSYWEDAPADYVDLAAEAGYDETDIANRREAVALEAYYQSYKDKRELIIDLLFEDSDASTPRNDGLAAHVSEQFRAKLESELETAQENCTVRGVDGVTVTLLDTDAFTHRYDFPTTVLLLDELHRRERDRADAPFVTLGVGSDELHVRATESLNVRDLGDAIAEQASDAGVSVVGGADGHVEFLPGERDAVREAAIDALAETLA; encoded by the coding sequence ATGGGTAACTGTATCATCTGCGGCACACCCGTCGACGGCGAGATCTGCGAGAGCCACGAAGAGGATGCCGTCTTCGAATTCGACGGCAATTCTCCCTCGCAGCTGACTCCCGGTCGCTACTACCGGGGGACCGTCGACGGTTACGCCGATTTCGGGGTCTTCGTCGATATCGGAGACCACGTCACTGGCCTGTTGCACAGAAGCGAACTCGACAAACGACTCGAGAGCCTCGACTGGGAGCCCGGGGACGACGTCTTCGTCCAGGTGCTCGACGTCCGGGACAACGGGAACGTCGACCTCGGCTGGTCGATCCGCCAGCGCGAACGCGAGTTCCGAGGGAAGTTGATCGACACTGGGTCCGACGAAGTACGCCCCGAGGAGTTCGAGGACGACACGGACGAGACGGCGACTCACGCCGGCGCGACCGACGACGCGGTGGACGCGGACGACGTCGCGGCCGGCGACCTCCAGGCGGCCGCCGACGACGGCGGTCCGACCGAGACGGAGACGCCCGCCCCGGACGCGAGCGAAACCGTCACGGGCGGGAGCGGTTCCGTCGCGACCGAGAGCGCCGCCGCGTCGACGCCAGCGACCGACGACGCGGCCGACGCCGAGCCGGAGACCGAACCCGCACTCAACCGCACGACGATCGATTCGATCGACGCCCAGGTCGGCAGCGTCGTTCGCCTCGAGGGCGAGATCACCGGCGTCCGCCAGACCAGCGGGCCGACGGTCTTCGAACTCCGTGACGAGACCGCGACCGTCGAGTGTGCGGCGTTCGAGGAGGCCGGCGTTCGCGCCTACCCCGACGTCGAGATCGACGACGTCGTCGCCCTCGAGGGCGAGGTCGAACGCCACCACGGCGAGTTACAGATCGAGACCGAATCCCTCGAGATTCTCGCGGGCGAAGAACGCGAGACCGTTCACGACCGACTCGAGGACGCGATCGAGAGCGAGGCCCGACCGGCCGCCGTCGACCTGCTGGCCGACCACGACGCCGTCACGGCCGTCGAAGACGGCCTCGTCGACGCCGCGACCGCGATCCGCCGGGCCGTCATGGAGGCCCGACCGATCGTCGTCCGCCACGGCGCGACCGCCGACGGCTACGTCGCCGGGGCGGCCATCGAACGCGCCGTCCTCCCGCTGATTCGCGAGAAACACACCCGCGAGGACGCGGAGTACCACTACTTCGAGCGCCGGCCCCTCGACGGCCGCGTCTACGACATGGACGCCGCGACCAACGACGTCACGTCGATGCTCGAGGCCCGCGATCGTCACGGCGAGCAACTTCCGCTCGTCGTGCTGGTCGACGCCGGGTCGACCGTCGAGTCGGTCGACGGCTACGACCTCCTCTCGATGTACGACGCCAACGCGCTCGTGATCGACGACAGTCGCGCCGACGAGGCGATCGTCGACGCCGTCTCCGTCGCCGTGACGCCCTCGCTCGAGGGCGTCGACGTGTCGGACGTGACGTCGACGGCGCTCGCGGCCAACGTCGCCGCTCACGTCAGCGACGACGTGCGATCGGACCTCGAACACCTCCCCGCCGTCAGCTACTGGGAGGACGCACCCGCCGACTACGTCGATCTCGCGGCCGAGGCCGGCTACGACGAGACGGACATCGCGAACCGGCGCGAAGCCGTCGCGCTCGAGGCGTACTACCAGTCGTACAAGGACAAGCGCGAACTCATCATCGACCTGCTGTTCGAGGACAGCGACGCCTCGACGCCGCGAAACGACGGCCTCGCCGCCCACGTCTCCGAACAGTTCCGCGCCAAACTCGAGTCCGAACTCGAGACGGCCCAGGAGAACTGTACGGTTCGCGGGGTCGACGGCGTCACCGTCACGCTCCTGGATACGGACGCGTTCACCCACCGGTACGACTTCCCGACCACCGTCCTGTTGCTGGACGAACTCCACCGCCGCGAACGCGATCGGGCCGACGCTCCGTTCGTGACGCTCGGCGTCGGGTCGGACGAACTCCACGTCCGCGCGACGGAGTCGCTGAACGTCCGCGACCTCGGCGACGCGATCGCCGAGCAGGCATCCGACGCGGGCGTCAGCGTCGTGGGCGGTGCGGACGGTCACGTCGAGTTCCTGCCGGGCGAACGCGATGCGGTCCGTGAGGCTGCGATCGACGCACTCGCCGAGACGCTCGCGTAA
- a CDS encoding metal-dependent hydrolase, translated as MQVTWHGHSTWHVTVGDTELLIDPFFDNPKTDLDPSDVEAPDYVLLTHGHADHIAHAGEFSDATLVATPELVSYCEAEFGFEDAVGGMGMNLGGTVECGDAFVTMVRADHTNGIMTENDASGGMPAGFVVSDTKPTQVADEDSTTFYHAGDTSLMTEMREVVGPYLEPDAAAVPIGDHFTMGPWQAAVAVDWLDVDYAFPQHYDTFPPIEQDPDDFARELRATGSDAEVVALEGDESFDLG; from the coding sequence ATGCAAGTCACCTGGCATGGCCACTCGACGTGGCACGTCACCGTTGGCGACACCGAGTTGTTGATCGATCCGTTCTTCGACAATCCGAAGACCGACCTGGACCCGTCGGACGTCGAGGCGCCCGATTACGTGTTGTTGACCCACGGCCACGCCGACCACATCGCCCATGCCGGCGAGTTTTCCGATGCGACACTGGTGGCGACGCCCGAACTCGTCTCCTACTGCGAGGCGGAGTTCGGCTTCGAAGACGCCGTCGGCGGGATGGGGATGAACCTCGGTGGCACCGTCGAGTGCGGGGACGCCTTCGTGACCATGGTCCGTGCGGACCACACGAACGGGATCATGACCGAAAACGACGCGAGCGGGGGGATGCCCGCCGGTTTCGTCGTCTCCGATACGAAGCCCACGCAGGTGGCCGACGAGGACTCGACGACGTTCTACCACGCCGGCGACACGAGCCTCATGACCGAGATGCGCGAGGTCGTCGGCCCGTACCTCGAACCCGACGCGGCGGCCGTCCCGATCGGCGACCACTTCACCATGGGCCCGTGGCAGGCCGCGGTCGCCGTCGACTGGCTCGACGTCGACTACGCCTTCCCGCAGCACTACGACACCTTCCCGCCGATCGAGCAGGATCCCGACGACTTCGCTCGCGAGCTCCGCGCGACCGGCAGCGACGCCGAAGTCGTCGCACTCGAGGGCGACGAATCGTTCGACCTCGGGTGA
- a CDS encoding OsmC family protein: MAKQVTTVSEEGFSATNEIRDFETTIDATGEDAPDTLEALLAAYASCYVPALRVGGEQRGVDDLGRVAIESTGELNDDDKLESIAFDIQVEAEVDDETAEKILDRANDLCKVHDAVKPDLHAEMTLEGDAF, encoded by the coding sequence ATGGCGAAACAGGTAACTACTGTCTCCGAAGAGGGGTTCAGCGCGACGAACGAGATTCGTGACTTCGAGACGACGATCGACGCGACCGGCGAGGACGCGCCGGACACGCTCGAAGCACTGCTGGCCGCCTACGCGTCCTGTTACGTCCCCGCACTCCGGGTGGGCGGCGAACAGCGCGGCGTCGACGACCTCGGCCGCGTGGCGATCGAGTCGACGGGCGAACTCAACGACGACGACAAACTCGAGTCGATCGCGTTCGACATCCAGGTCGAGGCCGAGGTCGACGACGAGACCGCCGAGAAGATCCTCGATCGAGCCAACGACCTCTGCAAGGTCCACGACGCGGTCAAGCCCGACCTGCACGCGGAGATGACGCTCGAAGGCGACGCGTTCTAG
- a CDS encoding ComEC/Rec2 family competence protein, whose product MRRGLVVVLVAGLVVSAGYAVGFGASDEYESENADLDGELEVHHVDVGQGDATLIVTPHGETILIDSGDWRDDGRDVIDYLESQGIDRVDHLIATHGHADHIGGHAAVIEHFEEHGDGVGAVYDTGVVHTSQTYEEYLDAVEGYDVTLFEVGDGYDLSLENDAVEASVVHPPADTADRTDDLDYSSLVLAIEFGEFTYLTTGDAGGDAEQRLVEQRSHEIDADAYQVGHHGSSSSSTEPFLDAVDPQVAIVSSAADSQYGHPHDEVLESLADRNVRTYWTGVHGDVVLETDGRTVSMTTERDASTDPLDLLEAKHAPRTDHRGNDSSTTESDSNDLPTADQPTIDRSTTVPTEPRRGTVLTAP is encoded by the coding sequence ATGCGCCGTGGACTGGTGGTCGTGCTCGTCGCCGGACTGGTCGTCTCCGCCGGCTACGCCGTCGGGTTCGGCGCGAGCGACGAGTACGAGTCCGAGAACGCAGATCTCGACGGCGAACTCGAGGTACACCACGTCGACGTCGGGCAGGGCGACGCGACGCTGATCGTCACCCCACACGGCGAGACGATCCTGATCGATTCGGGCGACTGGCGGGACGACGGGCGAGACGTCATCGACTATCTCGAGTCCCAGGGGATCGATCGGGTCGATCACCTGATCGCGACACACGGCCACGCCGATCACATCGGCGGGCACGCCGCCGTTATCGAGCACTTCGAGGAGCACGGCGACGGCGTCGGAGCCGTCTACGACACGGGAGTCGTCCACACGAGCCAGACCTACGAGGAGTACCTCGACGCGGTCGAGGGCTACGACGTCACCCTGTTCGAAGTCGGGGACGGCTACGACCTCTCCCTCGAGAACGACGCCGTCGAGGCGAGCGTAGTGCATCCGCCGGCGGACACTGCCGATCGGACGGACGACCTCGATTACAGCAGTCTCGTCCTCGCGATCGAGTTCGGCGAGTTCACCTACCTGACAACCGGTGACGCGGGCGGAGACGCGGAGCAACGACTCGTCGAACAGCGGAGCCACGAGATCGACGCCGACGCCTATCAGGTCGGCCACCACGGCTCCTCGAGTTCGTCGACGGAGCCGTTCCTCGACGCCGTCGACCCCCAGGTCGCGATCGTCTCGAGCGCCGCCGACTCCCAGTACGGCCACCCCCACGACGAGGTGCTCGAGTCGCTCGCCGATCGGAACGTCCGGACCTACTGGACCGGTGTCCACGGCGACGTCGTACTCGAGACCGATGGCCGGACCGTTTCGATGACGACCGAACGAGACGCGTCGACGGATCCGCTGGATCTGCTCGAGGCGAAACACGCGCCCCGGACCGACCACCGGGGGAACGACTCGTCGACGACCGAGAGCGACTCGAACGACCTGCCGACGGCCGACCAGCCGACGATCGATCGATCGACGACCGTACCGACCGAGCCTCGACGCGGAACCGTACTGACAGCGCCATGA
- a CDS encoding DUF3006 domain-containing protein — MTDHYTATLDRIVDETTAVLLLEDEGSVVDERTVDVERLPLDGRHDGAVFDVELADGSLRAVTHRPDAERDRRERLQDRFDRLSERPPDDDS, encoded by the coding sequence ATGACCGACCACTACACTGCGACGCTCGACCGGATCGTCGACGAGACCACCGCGGTGCTCCTGCTCGAGGACGAGGGTTCCGTGGTCGACGAACGCACCGTCGACGTGGAGCGACTCCCGCTGGACGGCCGCCACGACGGGGCCGTCTTCGACGTCGAACTCGCGGACGGATCGCTCCGGGCGGTGACCCACCGCCCCGACGCGGAACGCGACAGACGGGAGCGACTCCAGGACCGGTTCGATCGCCTCTCGGAACGCCCGCCTGACGACGACTCCTGA
- a CDS encoding DUF5799 family protein — protein MSDTQWTDRIVGARMTVDQEFSSRIQGSQFSSQQWSLIMTATEFEIEHPDDPDRARIVANTEKVEQVIPELDNIQAGMGAMGGQAGSSGSRSSGGVLDSIKGALGLDGGDDGGSHEEQRRAAEQLTQEYADELQSHLETNGRWESVRRTAAEDQ, from the coding sequence ATGAGCGACACGCAGTGGACCGACCGGATCGTCGGGGCGCGGATGACCGTCGATCAGGAGTTCTCCTCGCGGATCCAGGGCTCGCAGTTCTCGAGCCAGCAGTGGAGCCTGATCATGACCGCGACCGAGTTCGAGATCGAACACCCGGACGATCCGGATCGGGCGCGGATCGTCGCCAACACGGAGAAGGTCGAGCAGGTCATCCCCGAACTCGACAACATCCAGGCGGGGATGGGTGCGATGGGGGGCCAGGCCGGCAGTTCGGGCTCGCGATCGTCCGGCGGCGTCCTCGACTCGATCAAGGGGGCGCTCGGACTCGACGGCGGCGACGACGGCGGGTCACACGAGGAGCAACGCCGGGCCGCCGAACAGCTCACCCAGGAGTACGCCGACGAACTGCAGTCACACCTCGAGACGAACGGGCGGTGGGAGTCGGTGCGACGCACCGCGGCCGAGGACCAGTAA
- a CDS encoding DUF7557 family protein — MPSVELEEETIERLDTLRVEDESYDELVTELINIYEASEYTMFRAGD; from the coding sequence ATGCCGTCAGTCGAACTCGAGGAAGAGACGATCGAACGGCTGGACACGCTGCGCGTCGAGGACGAGTCCTACGACGAACTCGTGACCGAACTCATCAACATCTACGAGGCCAGCGAGTACACGATGTTCCGCGCCGGCGATTGA
- a CDS encoding DUF7545 family protein: MTDEVDTTTISISSDDGSSDDVTIPSGLVDLVAEGDQSTAETIGDVTLLSFASRAHHLVHHGEEADPELEAQEERVMDLFEDRFGVTFGEATGHQH, translated from the coding sequence ATGACCGACGAAGTAGACACGACGACGATCTCGATCAGTTCCGACGACGGCTCCAGCGACGACGTGACGATCCCGAGCGGACTCGTCGACCTCGTCGCGGAAGGCGACCAGAGCACCGCCGAGACGATCGGCGACGTGACGCTGCTGTCGTTCGCCAGCCGCGCTCACCACCTCGTCCACCACGGCGAGGAGGCAGACCCGGAACTCGAGGCCCAGGAGGAACGCGTGATGGACCTGTTCGAGGACCGGTTCGGCGTCACCTTCGGCGAAGCGACCGGCCACCAGCACTGA